The following coding sequences are from one Apodemus sylvaticus chromosome X, mApoSyl1.1, whole genome shotgun sequence window:
- the Usp27x gene encoding ubiquitin carboxyl-terminal hydrolase 27 — RKVEAEKVEGKVEAAGKVDATEKVETAGKVDATGKVEIAEGPGRGAELKLELEPEPKLEPEPEPEREPELEPKPEPEPEPQPEPEPEPEPEPEPEPEPEQELEPEPEPEPEPQPLPEPEPEPKRQPEQEPKDENPAQSGLGGSGDQVPPLTLPSDPPRPPDPSPRRSRAPRRRPRPRPQTRLRTPPQPRPRPPPRPRTRPRPRRGPGGGCLDVDFAVGPPGCSHVNSFKVGENWRQELRVIYQCFVWCGTPETRKSKAKSCVCHVCGTHLNRLHSCLSCVFFGCFTEKHIHEHAETKQHNLAVDLYYGGIYCFMCKDYVYDIDIEQIAKEEQGEALKLQASTSTEVSQQCSVPGLGEKYPTWETTRPELELLGHNPRRRRIASSFTIGLRGLINLGNTCFMNCIVQALTHTPILRDFFLSDRHRCEMPSPELCLVCEMSSLFRELYSGNPSPHVPYKLLHLVWIHARHLAGYRQQDAHEFLIAALDVLHRHCKGDDVGKVASNLNHCNCIIDQIFTGGLQSDVTCQACHGVSTTIDPCWDISLDLPGSCTSFWPMSPGRESSLNGESHIPGVTTLTDCLRRFTRPEHLGSSAKIKCGSCQSYQESTKQLTMKKLPVVACFHFKRFEHSAKQRRKITTYISFPLELDMTPFMASSKETRMNGQLQLPSNSGNNENKYSLFAVVNHQGTLESGHYTSFIRHHRDQWFRCDDAVITKASIKDVLDSEGYLLFYHKQVLESEPEKVKEVTPQAY, encoded by the coding sequence AGGAAGGTGGAGGCGGAGAAGGTAGAGGGGAAGGTGGAGGCGGCCGGGAAGGTGGACGCCACCGAAAAGGTGGAGACAGCAGGGAAGGTGGACGCCACCGGGAAGGTGGAGATCGCGGAGGGTCCGGGCCGCGGGGCTGAGCTCAAGCTGGAGCTGGAGCCGGAGCCCAAGCTGGAGCCCGAGCCGGAGCCCGAGCGGGAGCCCGAGCTGGAGCCTAAGCCAGAGCCCGAGCCGGAGCCCCAGCCGGAGCCCGAGCCCGAGCCGGAGCCCGAGCCGGAGCCCGAGCCGGAGCCCGAACAGGAGCTGGAGCCTGAGCCCGAGCCGGAGCCCGAACCCCAGCCCTTACCGGAGCCTGAGCCTGAACCTAAGAGGCAGCCCGAGCAGGAGCCGAAGGATGAGAACCCAGCGCAGAGCGGTCTTGGCGGCAGTGGAGACCAGGTTCCTCCCCTCACCCTTCCCTCCGATCCTCCGCGGCCCCCTGATCCCTCTCCGCGTCGCAGTCGTGCCCCGCGCCGCCGACCCCGGCCCCGGCCCCAGACTAGGCTCCGTACCCCGCCGCAGCCTAGGCCACGGCCCCCGCCCCGGCCCCGGACCCGGCCCCGACCCCGGCGCGGTCCTGGGGGCGGATGCCTGGATGTGGATTTTGCTGTGGGGCCACCAGGTTGTTCCCACGTGAACAGCTTTAAGGTGGGAGagaactggaggcaggaattgCGGGTTATCTACCAGTGCTTCGTGTGGTGTGGAACCCCAGAGACCAGAAAAAGCAAGGCAAAGTCGTGCGTGTGTCATGTGTGTGGCACCCATTTAAACAGACTCCACTCTTGCCTTTCCTGTGTCTTCTTTGGCTGCTTCACAGAGAAACACATCCACGAGCACGCTGAGACAAAACAGCACAACTTGGCGGTAGATCTTTATTACGGAGGCATATACTGCTTCATGTGTAAAGACTATGTGTATGACATAGACATTGAGCAAATTGCCAAAGAAGAGCAAGGAGAAGCCTTGAAATTACAAGCGTCCACCTCGACAGAGGTTTCTCAACAGTGTTCAGTGCCAGGCCTTGGTGAGAAATATCCCACCTGGGAAACCACCAGACCTGAGTTAGAACTGTTGGGGCACAACCCACGAAGAAGAAGAATTGCCTCCAGCTTCACCATCGGCTTACGAGGACTAATTAATCTTGGCAACACGTGTTTCATGAACTGCATTGTCCAGGCCCTGACCCACACTCCAATACTGAgagatttctttctctctgacaGGCACCGGTGCGAAATGCCCAGCCCGGAGTTGTGTCTGGTCTGTGAGATGTCTTCGCTCTTTCGGGAGCTGTATTCTGGAAACCCATCGCCTCATGTGCCCTATAAGTTACTGCACCTGGTGTGGATACACGCTCGCCATCTAGCAGGGTACAGGCAACAGGATGCTCACGAGTTCCTCATCGCTGCGCTAGATGTCCTGCACAGGCACTGCAAAGGTGACGATGTCGGTAAGGTGGCCAGCAACCTCAACCACTGTAACTGCATCATAGACCAAATCTTCACCGGTGGCCTGCAGTCCGATGTCACCTGCCAAGCCTGCCATGGTGTCTCCACCACTATAGACCCATGCTGGGACATCAGTCTGGACTTGCCTGGCTCTTGCACATCCTTCTGGCCCATGAGCCCTGGGAGGGAGAGCAGCCTGAATGGCGAAAGCCATATACCAGGCGTTACCACCCTCACGGACTGCTTGCGGAGGTTTACAAGGCCAGAGCACTTAGGAAGTAGTGCCAAAATCAAGTGTGGTAGTTGCCAAAGCTACCAAGAATCTACCAAACAGCTCACTATGAAGAAGTTACCAGTGGTTGCCTGCTTTCATTTCAAACGGTTTGAACACTCAGCGAAACAGAGGCGCAAGATCACTACGTACATTTCCTTTCCTCTGGAGCTGGATATGACACCATTTATGGCGTCAAGTAAAGAGACCCGGATGAATGGACAGTTGCAGCTCCCAAGCAATAGTGGGAACAACGAGAATAAGTATTCCTTGTTTGCTGTGGTTAATCATCAAGGAACCTTGGAGAGTGGCCACTACACCAGTTTCATTCGGCACCACAGGGACCAGTGGTTCAGGTGTGATGATGCCGTAATCACCAAGGCCAGTATCAAAGATGTGCTGGACAGTGAAGGGTATTTACTGTTCTATCACAAACAGGTCCTGGAATCTGAGCCAGAAAAGGTGAAAGAAGTGACTCCACAAGCCTACTGA